In Anthonomus grandis grandis chromosome 16, icAntGran1.3, whole genome shotgun sequence, a single window of DNA contains:
- the LOC126745970 gene encoding sodium channel protein Nach-like, translating into MARGLKFKTLNKTIVHFCQETSLHGWKYVVLQHTSKFERLIWLILCGTSLGIAIYFLTTAWMTYESSPTITLTESTQFEIYKYPFPAVTLCSFNKISKRAAYDMAKKLNENSSSIESLAQSFKLLYHLVNYNNQNIPRSEYDRLNQVLRSRGKTEEEVFEAISPSCHKLIKKCFWKGERKKCEDMFEKIKTPIGYCCAFNYFGLRNMSRKKTAFRYPSRTSSCGFQSGLEVLIDNDPNDYFATHIPSIGYRVLIHYPYDIPDWSVRNTLCEISTNNFIGLNPEIITATDNIKGMSASDRKCLFPKERTLEMFESYTFHNCLNEYLKNKTRICSLKDIQCIFEKESLYLNLMFNETYSTQRNREFNGKCRCLSSCESVTYTPEASKGALYNSFSTNQFLISSGVNVENHTIIRVFFNDLLGTRHRRDAVYTWHTLLGYYGGILGLFTGFSFISAVEIIYFLVIGCFTRGNMKKSKKTTQNDVFKFAETKTN; encoded by the exons ATGGCTCGTGgattgaaatttaaaactttaaataagaCTATAGTGCACTTTTGCCAAGAAACAAGCTTACACGGGTGGAAATACGTTGTCTTACAGCACACATCCAAGTTTGAAag acTCATATGGTTAATTCTATGTGGCACCTCCTTAGGAATCGCCATTTACTTCCTCACAACAGCTTGGATGACTTATGAGTCCAGTCCAACAATCACTTTAACTGAATCCACTCAGTTTGAAATTTACAAGTACCCATTCCCGGCCGTTACTTTgtgcagttttaataaaatatcgaaAAGGGCCGCATATGATATGGCTAAAAAGCT gaACGAAAACTCATCCAGCATAGAATCTTTAGCGCaaagctttaaattattatatcatcTGGTAAATTATAACAATCAAAACATCCCTCGAAGTGAATATGATAGACTGAATCAAGTTTTGAGGTCCAGAGGTAAAACTGAGGAAGAG GTGTTTGAAGCGATTTCCCCTTCATGCCATAAACTAATCAAAAAATGCTTCTGGAAAGGAGAACGTAAGAAATGCGAGGATATGTTTGAGAAAATTAAGACCCCCATTGGCTATTGTTGTGCCTTCAACTACTTCGGCTTAAGGAATATGTCCCGTAAAAA GACAGCATTTAGATATCCGAGTAGGACGTCATCTTGTGGTTTTCAAAGTGGCTTGGAAGTGCTCATTGataatgacccaaatgattATTTTGCCACGCATATTCCTTCAATTGGATACAGG GTCTTAATTCACTATCCTTATGACATCCCAGACTGGTCGGTACGTAATACTTTATGCGAAATAAGCACGAATAACTTCATAGGACTAAATCCGGAAATTATTACTGCCACTGATAATATAAAGGGCATGTCCGCTAGTGACCGGAAGTGCCTTTTTCCTAAAGAGCGCACTTTGGAAATGTTTGAAAGTTACACATTTCATAACTGTTTGAACGAGT ATCTAAAAAACAAGACGAGGATCTGCTCACTTAAggatatacagtgcatttttgaaAAGGAGAGTTTGTACTTAA atcTGATGTTCAACGAAACTTACTCCACCCAAAGAAACAGAGAGTTCAATGGAAAGTGTCGATGTTTATCAAGTTGTGAGAGTGTGACGTATACCCCGGAAGCTTCTAAGGGCGCACTTTACAATTCGTTTTCAACCAACCAGTTCTTGATATC ttcagGGGTTAACGTGGAAAATCACACAATTAtcagagttttttttaatgatctctTGGGTACGAGGCATCGGAGGGATGCTGTCTATACTTGGCATACATTATTAG GATACTATGGAGGGATTCTTGGCTTGTTCACTGGATTCAGCTTTATTTCCGCCGTAGAAATAATCTACTTTCTCGTTATTGGATGTTTTACACGAGgcaatatgaaaaaatccaaaaaaaccactcaaaacgaCGTATTCAAGTTTGCAGAAACTAAAACCAATTAA
- the LOC126745523 gene encoding uncharacterized protein LOC126745523 translates to MNVNEGTPSCSGLRKRKRDVDDENKRPLTSAELEACLNDSEESDFEFSSDDDKDRSFNPDREESSSESEENVEYSSLDDISRNVRTPEVPTTTEAENIEESWTDIEVDPTEFPFAGAKKIRISDLPLNPDPLDYFGLFF, encoded by the exons ATGAATGTGAATGAAGGAACTCCCAG ttgcAGTGGTCTCCGAAAACGAAAAAGGGATGTTGATGATGAGAATAAAAGGCCGCTGACCAGTGCTGAATTGGAGGCGTGTTTAAATGACTCAGAGGAAAGTGATTTTGAGTTTTCCAGCGATGATGATAAGGACCGTTCGTTTAATCCGGATAGAGAAGAAAGTAGTTCAGAGTCTGAAGAAAATGTAGAATATAGTAGCCTAGATGATATATCAAGAAACGTGAGGACACCGGAAGTGCCAACCACTACAGAAGCAGAGAACATTGAAGAATCGTGGACGGATATTGAAGTAGATCCAACGGAGTTTCCTTTTGCTGGTGCAAAGAAAATTAGGATTAGTGATCTTCCGCTCAATCCAGATCCATTAGATTACTTTGgtctttttttttga